Part of the Erwinia amylovora genome is shown below.
CGGGAGATGACCACCCGACCGCGGCCAGAAAGCAGTGACCGGGGTGCGCCCCCTGCTGCCAACGGAAAGATGGAAGGTGTTGCGACCACTACAAACTCCGTTCTACCAGAGGAAATGATTTCCGGCATGAATCGAAGAATGTTTATGAAAGCGTCAATGGCATTCGCGACCTTAAGTGGGATGTCCGGGCTATCTGCGTTATTCTCCCAGGCTGCCTGGGCGGAAGACGGGATTGCCGATGGCAGCGCAAAGCGATTTGATTTTGACGAGCTAAAAAAAATGGCCGCCAGCATGGCGGGTAAAGCTTATGGCGGAGCCCCCGCCCCGTTACCTGACACCCTGGCAACGCTGACTCCACAAGCCTATAACGAAATCCAGTACGATGCTAACCACTCATTGTGGAATGGCACCGACCGCCAGCTTGACGTCCAGTTCTTTCATGTGGGGATGGGCTTCAAACGCCGTATTCGCATGTTCTCTGTGGATGAAGCCAGCCGTGAAGCGCGTGAGATCCACTTCCGTCCGCAACTGTTCAACTATAATGACGCCAGGGTTGATACCAGGCAGCTGGAAGGCAAAACCGATCTCGGCTTTGCCGGCTTCCGCGCGTTTAAGAAACCGGAGCTGGCTAAACGCGATATCGTCTCTTTCCTCGGGGCCAGCTATTTCCGTGCAGTCGATGAAACCTTCCAGTACGGCCTGTCGGCACGTGGGGTTTCTGTCAACACCTTCAGCAATGGCCAGGAAGAGTTTCCTGACTTCACCGCTTTCTGGTTCGAGACGCCAAAAGCGGATGACACCACCTTTGTGGTTTACACCCTGCTTGATGGCCCCAGCTGCACCGGCGCATTTAAATTTACTATTCACTGCGAAGAGAAACGCGTGGTGATGGAGGTAGAAAACCACCTCTATGCGCGTAAGGATATCCGGCAGCTGGGTATCGCGCCGATGACCACCATGTTCAGCTGCGGCACCAATGAACGCCGCATGTGCGATACCATCCATCCGCAGATCCACGATTCGGATCGTCTGGCGATGTGGACCGGCAGCGGCGAGTGGATCTGCCGCCCGCTGAACAACCCGCAACGCCTGACGTATAACGCCTATCAGGACGAGAACCCGCGCGGGTTTGGCATGCTGCAACTCAATCATGACTTTGACAGCTATCAGGATGTGATTGGCTGGTACAACAAACGCCCGAGCCTGTGGGTCGAACCGGTTGGCAAATGGGGCAAAGGCGCTATTAACCTGATGGAAATCCCGACCACGGGCGAAACGCTGGATAATATCGTTTGCTGCTGGCAGCCTGCCGTGGCGATTAAGGCCGGAAGCGAGCACAGTTTCTCCTACAAGCTCTACTGGAGCGGCCTGCCGCCGGTTCGCAGCGGGTTGTCGCGCGTCAACGCCACCCGCTCCGGCATGGGGGGCTTCCCGGAAGGCTGGGCGCCAGGAGAAAACTATCCTGCCGTCTGGGCGCGACGGTTCGCGGTGGACTTCGTCGGGGGCGATTTAAAAGCTGCCGCGCCGAAAGGCATCGAGCCGGTGCTTAACGTCTCATCGGGTACCATTAAGCAGGTGGAGATCCTCTACGTCGAGCCGATCGACGGCTACCGTATTCTGTTTGACTGGTACCCTGACAGCGAGGCGACCCATCCTGTGGATATGCGCCTGTTCCTGCGCAGCAAAGATGAAACGCTGAGCGAAACCTGGCTGTATCAGTATTTCCCGCCGCCGCCGGATAAGCGCAAATATGTTGATGACCGGGTAATGACCGCCGGCTAAATCCCTCATCATCGGCAGGGGCCGCCTGGCTCCTGCTGGCATAACGGTTGATATGCGCTTCAGCAGCGGGGATTTCGCCGCATATCAATATGGCGGATGCCATCCTCCAGATATTCAGCGCTCACCGCACTGAAACCCAGCCGACGATAAAACTGCTGTAAATGCGCCTGAGCAGAGAGAAAAATAGCCTGCTGCTGCCAGTATTTTTCACAGCTGGCTATCGCCTGCTGCACCAACTGATTGCCAAGCCTCATTCCGCGCGCTTCTGCGGCAACGGCAACTCTGCCAATTTTCACTGGCTTACCCGCGCTTTCCGGGCCAAGAATACGTGCACAGGCGACCAGCCTGCCGCGCGCTACGCCGAGGATATGGCGGTTGTCACCGGCCAGATCCGCTCCGTCAATATCAGCATAAGCACAACGCTGCTCTACGATAAATACGGCATTGCGCAAGCCCAGCAGCTGGTACAGCTGGGTGGTGTTGAGGTCGCGATGATGCAAATCCTGCCAGAAAATCTCCATAGCCTGTCCCTCTTTCACCCGTTAATAGGGATATGCCGCTAACCCCTGCGTTTATTTAATCACAGGGCCAGACAGAGAAACAGTGAGCAAAGCAGTGCGGCCAGCCACGGCAGCCCCTGTCGCGTAACCGACATCGCCGCCCCTCCCAGCAGCGGGCCAGACAGCGCTCCGGCTCCCCAGGCAAGCGGCAGTAAGGTATACACGCGGGTAAGCGCCGCGCCCTGAAAGCGCGCGCCGATTAATGTCATCATCAGGGTATAGATGCCGACAAAAACGCCGCCCCAGCAGAACAGCAGCGCGTAGCTGCACCAAAGATGGCCCAGGGCTATTGGCCAGCACAGCGCGCCCGGCACGGACAGCGCAGAGCACAGCAGCAGTAACCTTTTGCGATCGTAGCGGTCCGCCAGCCAGCCAATGGGCAGCTGCATGATAATGGCCCCCCCAGTAGAATAGCTAACAGCGAGGAAGCCTGCTCCACGCCCCAGCCAGGCCTGACGGCATACAGCCCCAACAGATTCATCCCGGCGGTTTCCACAGCGGCACTCAATACCGCCGCCGCCAGTGCCAGCGGGATCATCGCTGTCGCCTGGAGCAGGCTTAACGCCGCTTCATCAGCCGTAGCGCGGGGCGGCTGCCCTGACGGTAGCGTGGCTAATATCGCCAACGCGCTACCCGCGACAAACAGGCCGCTACCGCTGCCCCAGATGCTTAACATCAGTGGGCCGCCGGCAAAGCCCAGCGACAGCATGGCAATGTATAACGCCATATTTTTTGCCCGGATCTGTTCGCTGCTGTGCTGGCTGAGCCAGCTTTGCGATACCACCAGGATAACCTCTGCCGCCATGCCCGGCAGCAGACGCAGCCACCACCAGGCGCCAACGGGTCGCCACAGAAACAGTAAAAGGACTATCGCTACCGCCGTCAGTGCCAGCTGCAGCAAACGCTGCGCAGCGAAACGGCGGCACAGACACGGTAATAAAGGGGCGATCAGCAGTACGCCAGCGGCATGCAGCGCGGCATTTATGCCGATCTGCAGCGTGCTATAGCCCTGCTCTGCCAGCCGTAGCGCGATAAGCGGCGCGCTCAGGCCGAAAATCAAACCAAACAGCGTTGCCGCCGCAATCGGTTGCAGGAAGCGTCGCATATCTGGCCTCAGAATAAAGAGCGGCGTGACCGTACGCCTCTTTTGTGCAGCCGGTGATCCATCAGGCTAAGGCGTCGCTGCGTCAGCGCGTTTAGCATACGCTGGTGCCAGCTACGGCCGGGTGCCGGTTGCAGCACCTTTTGCAGCAGGCAGACATAATCCATCAGCAGACCGGGCGTCCATGTCATGCCGTCGGCACGGCTGCGCACCAGCCACAGCAGCCAGAAATCAGTATTGAGCAGCAGGCCCAACACCCTCCCCCCACGCGCGCCCAGAGCGCCTTCTATCGCCACATCCAGCGCCTGAATCACCGTGGTGGAACAGTTACGCGATGTCAGGTTATAGCGGGTGTCCGTGCAGTAAACCTGCCAGTAATTACGCAGCGCCTCGGCATTATAGTGGCGCAGCGTGAGCCGTCTGTCCGGGATGCACCAGTCATCGATTTCCTGCTGCAACGACGAGAGGAAGCGGCCCGCAACGTCATATTCCTCACCGCCGCGCAGCACGGCGCGAAAGTTACTGAAGTCACGGTCGATATCTGCCAGCGGGTAGTGGCTGATATATAACTGGCCGGGTAGCTCCAGCGCCGTGTGACCGGTGGAAATGTTGCGCTCGCCGTCGATGGCAGCCAGATAGCGGTCAATCAGAATACGCCGTTCGCTCACCATCGCCGAGCCAACCGGCGTCCAGACCAGAATCTGCATTGCCGCTGCTGGCTCGGCAGCGGGAAATGGCGGATGCACGTAAGCAGTGCCATGAGGACGACGCAGGCCGCGTGAGGTAAACATCGGCAAAGTGGTCACTGAGGTGTCAGCAGGCAGCAGCCAAAGATGCATCGCAAACGTCAGCAACGATACGCCGGAATGGAGCATCATTGCGGCAAAACAGCCTGCGATCACGATATGGTGATGAAATGGCCAGTTGCAGAATATCAGCAGGCTGAGCAGCAGCTGCAGCAGCCCGAACAGCACTTTTTTGCCGTACAGGCGGCAGCGTATCAGGCAGGTTGAGATGATGCGGAACAGGCCATCCAGTAACAGCAGGGTGGCAAAAAGCAGCGACAGCAGTTTGCTTTGACCGTCATAGCCAAAGACCAGCAGCGCAATGGCGATCAAACAGCCGCCGCGCACAAAGTTTGCCTTGCTAAACGGCGGTGTTGAAATTAGCGCGGTGACCAGCGCCACCACGCCTTCTGTCAGCAGCACGGAGGTCAGAACATACAGCGGGAATGACAGCGATCCATCCGAGACAATATCCACCAGTATCACCACCCCGCTACCTGCCCAGATCACACTCAACACCACCAGCAGCATCCAGCGCGCTTTCAGTTCCCGGGCTCCAATTAATAACAGCAACAATCTTAGCAAGGGGATACTCCAGCATCTCAGGGCGTGATAACCATTAACACACCGTGTATCACCTGAAGACTGTGCCCGTCAGATTTTGTTCCAGCCTCCGGCTGACATCGCGATGTCGTTTAATATCCATTAGGAATTTTCTCTAAAATACGCCTGAGAACTTAGCGTATGCTCAGACAGGCCGGGTCATCGACAATAAATTACCGGTAAGCACGCAAAAAAAATCGGGCTCCTGGGAGCCCGATTAGCATAGTGACAGATACTGCGTTTATCTTAGTGCAGCGGCTGCGCCAGATTGACCAGCGAAATCAGCGGCTGCGGGTAAATACCCAGTACCAGCACCAGTACCGCTGAAATCAGCACCACCACGCCACCGGCGGTAAACGCCCAGTTTGCCGGGGAATCGCGCTGCATCAGCTCAGGCGGCGACAGATACAGGCTGACGGTCATACGCAGATAGTAGTAAAGGCCAATGGCGCTGCCGAGCACCACCGCCCCGGTCAGCCACCACAGGTGCGCGCTGACGCCAACCGCAATCACGTAGAACTTACCGATAAAGCCCAGCGTCATTGGGATCCCCGCCAGTGACAGCATCATCACCGTCATCACCGCCGCAAGGATTGGACGATGCCAGAACAACCCGCGATAGGAGTAGAGCGATTCCGCATCCGGGCCACGGTACGGGCTGGACATCAGGCTGACCACGCCGAAAGCACCGAGGCTGCTGAACAGATAGCCAGCCAGATAAACCCCGACGGTTTCCAGCGACAGCTGGTGGGATTGCACCGCAATCAGCGCCACCAGCAGATAACCGAGGTGAGCAATGGACGAATAGCCCAGCAGACGCTTGATATTGCTCTGCGAGATCGCCATCAGGTTACCGAACAGCATCGACGCCACGGCGATAATGCCCAGTACGGTCCGCACCCCTTCACTGTTTGCCATTGGCGCGTACATAAACAGGCGCATCAGCACGCCGAAGATAGCGATTTTACTGGCAGTGGCGAGGAAGGTTGATACCGGCGCGGGTGCGCCCTGATAGACGTCTGGCGTCCACAGGTGGAACGGCACCAGCGACAGCTTAAAGCCAAAGCCGACGATCATCAGGCCCAGGCCCGCCAGCAGCAGCGGTTGGTGGATCAAACCATCATTCAGGCTGTTGCCCAGCTCCATAAACCCGAGGCTTCCGGCGTGCGCATAGACCAGCGCCATACCAAACAGCAGGAATGAAGAAGCGGCGGCGGACAGAATGGTGTACTTGATCGCCGCTTCCAGCGAGCGCTTTTGCTGGAAGGCGTAACCGACCAGCCCAAACAGCGGCAGCGAGATCAGTTCAATACCGATAAACAGCGACGCCAGGTGACTGGCACTGGCCAGCACCACGCCGCCGAGAGCGGCAATCAGTACCAGCAGATAGAACTCTTCGCGGTTATCCGGGTAGGTTGCCAGCCACGGATAGGCAAAGGTGCAGGTCGCCAGACTGGCGAGGATCACCAGTCCGCTATAGAACATTGAGTACGCGTCTACCCGCAGCAGCGGGGTGACGTCCATTGGCCCAGCCTGGCCGACGAAGTATAACGAAAACAGCGCCAGGTTAAGGCCAACGACGGCAAGCGTGGCGTTGACGAAGTGGTTGCGTCGCCACGCAATGGACAGCATCACAACTACCACCGTCAATCCGACGATCAGCAGCGGCAGAAGCGCGATCAATTGTTGAGGAGTTATTGTCATGGCGAATTACGGCCTTGTAGTTGAAATTGAAGCAGTAAACCACTGCTGAATATTGCTCATCGCAGCGTGGGAGGTATCCAGAATCGGCTGCGGATAAACCCCCAGCAGCACCAGCAGCAGCACCAGCACCATGATCATCAGGAACTCACGCGCTGACATGCCGCGCAGCGGCGTCTCTGATTTTGCCGGGCCGTAGTAAGCCCGTTGCATCATCACCAGCGAGTAGACCGAAGCAAATACCAGACCAAAGGTGGCGATGATGATAATCAGCGGAACGCTGTGGAAACTGCCGGTCAGGATCATAAACTCACCGACAAAGTTACCGGTACCCGGCATCCCCAGGTTGGCTACCGCAAAGAACAGCGACAGGCCCGGCAGCCATTTGATACGCGACCACAAACCGCCCATCTGACGCATATCGCGGGTATGCAGGCGTTCATACAGCTGGCCACAGAGGATAAACAGCGCCGCAGCCGAAAGACCGTGCGCGATCATCTGAATCACCGCGCCCTGGTAGGCCAGCTGGCTGCCGGTGTAGATAGCAATCAGCACAAAGCCCATATGGGAAATCGAGGTGTAAGCAATCAGACGCTTGATATCGTACTGGGAGAACGCCATCCACGCGCCGTAGAAGATGCCGATCATGCCCAGCCACATGGCGATCGGGGCAAATTCAGCGGTGGCATCAGGGAACAGCGGCAGCGCGAAACGCAGCAGGCCATAGGCGGCGGTTTTCAACAGAATACCCGCCAGGTCAACCGAACCGGCGGTCGGAGCCTGACTGTGCGCGTCCGGCAGCCAGCCATGCAGCGGTACTACCGGCATTTTCACCGCGAAAGCGATAAAGAAGCCGAGCATCAGCAGGTATTCAACGCCGTGCGACATCGGAGTTTTCAGCAGCTGTTCATAGCTGAACGTCCACACGCCCGTGGCGTTATAGTGCACAAACACCAGCGCCAGAATGGCAATCAGCATCACCAGCCCGCTGGCCTGGGTGTAGATAAAGAACTTGGTCGCGGCGGTAATGCGCGTCTTCCCGTCGGAGGCTTTATGGCCCCATAGCGCGATCAGGAAGTACATCGGCACCAGCATCATCTCCCAGAAGAAGAAGAACAGGAACAGGTCGATGGCAAGGAACACGCCGATGACGCCACCAAGGATCCACAGCAGGTTAAGATGGAAAAAGCCCTGCCATTTCTCGATTTCATTCCACGAACAGAGGATTGCCATCACCCCCAGCAGGCCGGTGAGCACCACCATCAGTAACGACAGGCCATCAAGTGCCAAGTGGAAAGCAATGCCGAAACGCGGGATCCACGGCACGGAGAACTGAGCCTGCCACTGTGGGCCACCCTCGGCCTGTGACAGTGAATAGCCGCCCTGCAGCCACAGCTGCAACGACAGCGCCAGCGTCAGCCCCATTGCGATCAGGGCAATCCAGCGCGGCAGCTTCGCGCCAAAGCGCTCGCCCTGCCAGCACAGCAGGCCGCCGACGAAGGGTAGTATGATAAGCCAAGGAAGTAACATGGCAATTTGTTCCCTATTGTTTTTCTGAAAGGGCTATCTTGCTTGCCATTTTCGCCCCCGGCAGTGCTCGCAATGCTGACATACATAAGTATGCTCCGCTTGCTGCGCGCTGGCGATGGCAAAACTGACTGCGCCGATAACGCCCTGGCTTCAGTTAAATTCAAAACCTCTTATCGGGACCAGAGCAACCCCAGGCCCCCACTTACTCACCTTTACATCACCATCAGCAGCGCCAGCACCACCACGGCACCGATGCTCATTGCAGCGAGGTACCAGCGCAGATAGCCGTTTTCGCTGAGCGCCAGCCCTTTATTGCCGCCGCGTGCCAGCAGAGCCGGAATATTCATCAGTGAATTCAGCGGATCGCGCGACAGCAGCCAGGCGACAAAGAGGTAAGGCTTAACGAACAGCTTGTCGTACAGCCAGTCGAAGCCCCAGGCGGCAAACCACCAGGTGGAGAAGAACCGCCCCGGCGCGCTGTTGGCGATAGCGGTCACCAGCGTGCGTTTGCCCAGCCACAGCGCGGCTGCCAGCAGAATGCCGACAATCGCCACCACGCCAGAGGCGATCTCCAGCGTAAGCACGCTGCCGTGCGCCAGTTCGCTGGTCTCGGGCAGTACGCCACGCAGCGGCGGCACGATCGTTGCGCCAATAAAGGTCGAGAGCACTAACAGCACCAGCAGCGGCAGATGATGGGTGATGCCCTTCCCGGCATGAGCGTGGATCTGTTCTTTGCCGTGGAACGCAATAAAGATCATGCGGAAGGTGTACAGGGAGGTCATAAACGCCCCCGCCAGCCCGGCAATCATCAGATTGAGATGCCCGTTGGCCAGCGCCCCGGCCAGGATCTCATCCTTACTGAAGAAGCCTGCGGTTATCAACGGCAGCGCCGACAGCGCCGCGCCGCCGACCAGGAAGCAGACGTACACCAGCGGAATGCGCTTACGCAAACCGCCCATTTTGAAGATGTTCTGCTCGTGGTGACAGGCGAGGATCACCGAACCGGACGAGAGGAACAGCAGCGCCTTGAAGAAGGCATGGGTCATCAGATGGAAGATCGCCGCATCCCAGGCCTGCACGCCCAGCGCCAGGAACATATAGCCAATCTGACTCATGGTTGAGTAAGCCAGCACGCGCTTGATATCGGTTTGCACCAGCGCGGCAAAGCCTGCCAGCACCAGCGTCACCGCACCGACAATCCCCACCAGATGCAGCACGTCCGGCGTCATCAGGAACAGCCCGTGGGTACGGGCAATCAGATAGACGCCGGCGGTCACCATGGTCGCCGCGTGGATCAATGCCGAGACCGGGGTTGGACCCGCCATCGCGTCGGCCAGCCAGGTCTGTAACGGCAGCTGGGCAGATTTACCGACCGCACCGCCCAACAGCATCAGGGTGGCCCACTGCAGCATATGATTATCGGCAGCAAAGTGTGCCGGTGCCAGCGCCATCATTTCGCGGAAGTTCAGCGTACCCAGCTCGTTGTAGAGGATAAACAACGCCAGTGCGAGAAACACGTCACCGACGCGGGTGATGATAAAGGCTTTCATCGCCGCCGCACCGTTGGCCGGATGGGTGTAGTAGAAGCCGATCAGCAGATAAGAGCACAGGCCCACGCCTTCCCAGCCGAGATACATCAGCATCAGGTTATCGGCCAGCACCAGAACCACCATGCTGGCGATAAACAGGTTGGTATAGGCGAAGAAGCGTGAATAGCCCTCCTCCCCGCGCATATACCAGGAGGCGAACATATGGATCAGGAAGCCAACGCCGGTCACCACCGACAGCATGGTCAGCGACAGGCCGTCCAGCGTCAGATTGACGTCAATCCGGAAGTTGCCCACCTGCATCCAGGTCCATAGCGCCTGGTTAAACACCTGCTGGCCGTTATGGAAGAAGTCCAGCCCGGCATACGCCGTGACCAGCGCTGCCAGCCCGACGGAACCCATGCCGACGGCAGCAGACAGGTTTTCTGACCAGCGACCGCGCGAAAACGCCAGCAACAAAAAGCCGATCAGCGGAAACAGAATGGTTAAATAGAGAAGGTTCATCCGCGCATCTCGCTCACTTTATCAATGTTGAGGTTCTGACTGCGACGATGCAGCTGCAACAGCAGCGCCAGGCCAATACTGGCCTCTGCCGCGGCGAGGCTGATAGCCAGGATAAACATCACCTGACCGTCGGCCTGCCCCCAGTAGCTGCCCGCCACCACGAACGCCAGCGCTGCGGCGTTAATCATGATTTCGAGACCAATCAACATAAACAGCAAATTGCGGCGGATCATCACGCCCGTTAGCCCAAGGACAAACAGGATCGCCGCCAGAATAAGTCCGTGCTGCAAAGGGATCATGCCCGCTCCTCCTTCTTACTTTTCGCCGCGTCCGCCGGACGGTTAGCCAGCACTTCCCCGGCACGCTGTTCGCGACCGATGTGGAACGCCACCACCAGCCCCGCCAGCAGCAGCATGGAGGCCAGTTCAACCGCCAGCACGTAAGGCCCGAACAGGCTGATACCGACCTGCTTGCCGTCAATCATCGTGCCGTCAATGCCCTGATCGTTGACCGACAGAATGGCATAGACGAGGGTGACCAGCAGCAGCAGGGACAGCAGCCCCGGACCAATCCACATGCCCGGTTTCAGCCAGTCTTTTTCCTGCTGCACTTCGGCACCGCCGAGGTTGAGCATCATCACCACGAAGACGAACAGCACCATAATGGCACCGGCATAAACGATAATTTCCAGCGCGCCGGCAAAATAGGCCCCGAGCGAGAAGAACACCCCGGACACCGCCAGCAATGAGATGATCAGGTACAGCAACGCATGTACCGGATTGGTATGGGTGATAACGCGCAATGTCGCCAGCACCGCGACCAGTCCGCAAAGATAAAACGCAAATTCCATGCCTGGCTCCTTAAGGTAACAAGCCCTTGACGTCGATGGGTTTGGCTTCGTTTTCCGCGTCGCCTTTGTCTTTGCCGTCGATCGCCATACCCGCCATCCGGTAAAAGTTATATTCCGGGTACTTGCCCGGACCGGAAATCAGCAGGTTTTCTTTTTCATACACCAGATCCTGACGCTTAAACTCACCCAGTTCAAAATCGGGGGTAAGCTGAATCGCAGTGGTCGGGCAAGCCTCTTCACACAGGCCACAGAAAATGCAGCGCGAGAAGTTAATGCGGAAGAATTCCGGGTACCAGCGGCCATCGGCCGTTTCCGCCTTCTGCAAAGAGATGCAGCCGACCGGACAGGCCACCGCGCACAGGTTACAGGCCACGCAGCGCTCCTGACCGTCCGGGTCACGGGTCAGCACGATGCGCCCACGATAACGCGGCGGTAAATAGACCGGTTCTTCCGGGTACATCAGGGTTTCGCGTTTGGCGAAGGCATTCATGCCGATCAGCCAGATACTGCGAACCGTGGTACCAAATCCAACGACAATGTCTTTTAATGTCATGTTCTTAACCCCTTACTGCGCCGTGTACAGAATCACTGCGGCGGTCGCCAGCAGGTTCAGCAGCGTCAACGGCAGACAAACTTTCCAGCCGAACGACATCACCTGGTCATAGCGCGGGCGTGGTAACGCAGCACGGATCAGAATAAACATCATCATAAAGAAGGCGGTTTTCAGCGCGAACCAGATCACCGGTGGCAGCCACGGACCCTGCCAGCCGCCGAAAAACAGCGTAACGATCAGCGCAGAAACCGTGACGATGCCCACGTATTCACCGACAAAGAACAGGCCAAACTTCATCCCGGCATATTCAATGTGGTAACCATCGGCCAGCTCCTGCTCGGCTTCCGGCTGGTCGAACGGATGGCGGTGACACACGGCCACCCCGGCGATGCAGAAGGTGATGAAGCCAAGGAACTGCGGGACAACGTTCCACAGATTTGCCTGGCTGTTAACAATATCGACCATATTGAACGAGCCAGCCTGTGCCACCACGCCCATCAGCGACAGGCCGAGGAACACTTCGTAGCTCAGGGTCTGTGCCGAGGCGCGCATTGCGCCGAGCAGCGAGTATTTGTTGTTACTCGACCAGCCGGCGAACAGCACCGCGTACACCGCCAGCC
Proteins encoded:
- the nuoM gene encoding NADH-quinone oxidoreductase subunit M, whose translation is MLLPWLIILPFVGGLLCWQGERFGAKLPRWIALIAMGLTLALSLQLWLQGGYSLSQAEGGPQWQAQFSVPWIPRFGIAFHLALDGLSLLMVVLTGLLGVMAILCSWNEIEKWQGFFHLNLLWILGGVIGVFLAIDLFLFFFFWEMMLVPMYFLIALWGHKASDGKTRITAATKFFIYTQASGLVMLIAILALVFVHYNATGVWTFSYEQLLKTPMSHGVEYLLMLGFFIAFAVKMPVVPLHGWLPDAHSQAPTAGSVDLAGILLKTAAYGLLRFALPLFPDATAEFAPIAMWLGMIGIFYGAWMAFSQYDIKRLIAYTSISHMGFVLIAIYTGSQLAYQGAVIQMIAHGLSAAALFILCGQLYERLHTRDMRQMGGLWSRIKWLPGLSLFFAVANLGMPGTGNFVGEFMILTGSFHSVPLIIIIATFGLVFASVYSLVMMQRAYYGPAKSETPLRGMSAREFLMIMVLVLLLVLLGVYPQPILDTSHAAMSNIQQWFTASISTTRP
- the nuoJ gene encoding NADH-quinone oxidoreductase subunit J, with protein sequence MEFAFYLCGLVAVLATLRVITHTNPVHALLYLIISLLAVSGVFFSLGAYFAGALEIIVYAGAIMVLFVFVVMMLNLGGAEVQQEKDWLKPGMWIGPGLLSLLLLVTLVYAILSVNDQGIDGTMIDGKQVGISLFGPYVLAVELASMLLLAGLVVAFHIGREQRAGEVLANRPADAAKSKKEERA
- the nuoI gene encoding NADH-quinone oxidoreductase subunit NuoI, with product MTLKDIVVGFGTTVRSIWLIGMNAFAKRETLMYPEEPVYLPPRYRGRIVLTRDPDGQERCVACNLCAVACPVGCISLQKAETADGRWYPEFFRINFSRCIFCGLCEEACPTTAIQLTPDFELGEFKRQDLVYEKENLLISGPGKYPEYNFYRMAGMAIDGKDKGDAENEAKPIDVKGLLP
- a CDS encoding MFS transporter, which produces MQLPIGWLADRYDRKRLLLLCSALSVPGALCWPIALGHLWCSYALLFCWGGVFVGIYTLMMTLIGARFQGAALTRVYTLLPLAWGAGALSGPLLGGAAMSVTRQGLPWLAALLCSLFLCLAL
- a CDS encoding GNAT family N-acetyltransferase, whose protein sequence is MEIFWQDLHHRDLNTTQLYQLLGLRNAVFIVEQRCAYADIDGADLAGDNRHILGVARGRLVACARILGPESAGKPVKIGRVAVAAEARGMRLGNQLVQQAIASCEKYWQQQAIFLSAQAHLQQFYRRLGFSAVSAEYLEDGIRHIDMRRNPRC
- the nuoK gene encoding NADH-quinone oxidoreductase subunit NuoK — encoded protein: MIPLQHGLILAAILFVLGLTGVMIRRNLLFMLIGLEIMINAAALAFVVAGSYWGQADGQVMFILAISLAAAEASIGLALLLQLHRRSQNLNIDKVSEMRG
- a CDS encoding MFS transporter, whose translation is MRRFLQPIAAATLFGLIFGLSAPLIALRLAEQGYSTLQIGINAALHAAGVLLIAPLLPCLCRRFAAQRLLQLALTAVAIVLLLFLWRPVGAWWWLRLLPGMAAEVILVVSQSWLSQHSSEQIRAKNMALYIAMLSLGFAGGPLMLSIWGSGSGLFVAGSALAILATLPSGQPPRATADEAALSLLQATAMIPLALAAAVLSAAVETAGMNLLGLYAVRPGWGVEQASSLLAILLGGPLSCSCPLAGWRTATIAKGYCCCALRCPCRARCAGQ
- a CDS encoding glucan biosynthesis protein D; this encodes MNRRMFMKASMAFATLSGMSGLSALFSQAAWAEDGIADGSAKRFDFDELKKMAASMAGKAYGGAPAPLPDTLATLTPQAYNEIQYDANHSLWNGTDRQLDVQFFHVGMGFKRRIRMFSVDEASREAREIHFRPQLFNYNDARVDTRQLEGKTDLGFAGFRAFKKPELAKRDIVSFLGASYFRAVDETFQYGLSARGVSVNTFSNGQEEFPDFTAFWFETPKADDTTFVVYTLLDGPSCTGAFKFTIHCEEKRVVMEVENHLYARKDIRQLGIAPMTTMFSCGTNERRMCDTIHPQIHDSDRLAMWTGSGEWICRPLNNPQRLTYNAYQDENPRGFGMLQLNHDFDSYQDVIGWYNKRPSLWVEPVGKWGKGAINLMEIPTTGETLDNIVCCWQPAVAIKAGSEHSFSYKLYWSGLPPVRSGLSRVNATRSGMGGFPEGWAPGENYPAVWARRFAVDFVGGDLKAAAPKGIEPVLNVSSGTIKQVEILYVEPIDGYRILFDWYPDSEATHPVDMRLFLRSKDETLSETWLYQYFPPPPDKRKYVDDRVMTAG
- the nuoN gene encoding NADH-quinone oxidoreductase subunit NuoN, with the protein product MTITPQQLIALLPLLIVGLTVVVVMLSIAWRRNHFVNATLAVVGLNLALFSLYFVGQAGPMDVTPLLRVDAYSMFYSGLVILASLATCTFAYPWLATYPDNREEFYLLVLIAALGGVVLASASHLASLFIGIELISLPLFGLVGYAFQQKRSLEAAIKYTILSAAASSFLLFGMALVYAHAGSLGFMELGNSLNDGLIHQPLLLAGLGLMIVGFGFKLSLVPFHLWTPDVYQGAPAPVSTFLATASKIAIFGVLMRLFMYAPMANSEGVRTVLGIIAVASMLFGNLMAISQSNIKRLLGYSSIAHLGYLLVALIAVQSHQLSLETVGVYLAGYLFSSLGAFGVVSLMSSPYRGPDAESLYSYRGLFWHRPILAAVMTVMMLSLAGIPMTLGFIGKFYVIAVGVSAHLWWLTGAVVLGSAIGLYYYLRMTVSLYLSPPELMQRDSPANWAFTAGGVVVLISAVLVLVLGIYPQPLISLVNLAQPLH
- the nuoL gene encoding NADH-quinone oxidoreductase subunit L — its product is MNLLYLTILFPLIGFLLLAFSRGRWSENLSAAVGMGSVGLAALVTAYAGLDFFHNGQQVFNQALWTWMQVGNFRIDVNLTLDGLSLTMLSVVTGVGFLIHMFASWYMRGEEGYSRFFAYTNLFIASMVVLVLADNLMLMYLGWEGVGLCSYLLIGFYYTHPANGAAAMKAFIITRVGDVFLALALFILYNELGTLNFREMMALAPAHFAADNHMLQWATLMLLGGAVGKSAQLPLQTWLADAMAGPTPVSALIHAATMVTAGVYLIARTHGLFLMTPDVLHLVGIVGAVTLVLAGFAALVQTDIKRVLAYSTMSQIGYMFLALGVQAWDAAIFHLMTHAFFKALLFLSSGSVILACHHEQNIFKMGGLRKRIPLVYVCFLVGGAALSALPLITAGFFSKDEILAGALANGHLNLMIAGLAGAFMTSLYTFRMIFIAFHGKEQIHAHAGKGITHHLPLLVLLVLSTFIGATIVPPLRGVLPETSELAHGSVLTLEIASGVVAIVGILLAAALWLGKRTLVTAIANSAPGRFFSTWWFAAWGFDWLYDKLFVKPYLFVAWLLSRDPLNSLMNIPALLARGGNKGLALSENGYLRWYLAAMSIGAVVVLALLMVM